A genome region from Natronobeatus ordinarius includes the following:
- a CDS encoding alpha/beta fold hydrolase, with translation MSETIDTDEDKEIATVTSADGTEIVYERSGSGLPSVLVHGSVVDREIWELSDVRSTFAEHTTVHAMDRRYHGDSRSPDEYSGKPEPQFDDVVAVVESIDDPVTLIGHSYGALVALGAAPRIDNLRSVILYEPPIVSDEAVARIAETSEEMMALLEAGQNEQALTLFLDDVAQFAPDELDAIRSAPIWDRYVETFHQTLLPELEAGADKRERDLTPFEDLSTPTLLPVGSESGWLKESAEELHDTLPNSRLATFDGHGHAAHLVAPDRFTDEVLSFISDVD, from the coding sequence ATGTCCGAAACAATAGATACGGATGAAGACAAAGAGATAGCGACAGTGACGTCCGCCGATGGGACTGAAATCGTGTACGAGCGGTCGGGAAGTGGGCTACCGTCCGTCCTCGTTCACGGGTCCGTCGTCGATCGCGAGATCTGGGAACTCAGCGACGTCCGTTCGACGTTCGCGGAACACACCACGGTCCACGCCATGGACCGACGGTATCACGGCGACAGCAGGTCCCCTGACGAGTACAGTGGGAAACCAGAACCACAGTTCGACGACGTGGTCGCGGTCGTCGAGTCGATCGACGACCCAGTGACGCTCATCGGCCATTCCTATGGCGCGCTCGTTGCACTGGGTGCGGCCCCGCGAATCGACAATCTACGGAGTGTGATCCTCTACGAGCCTCCCATCGTCTCCGACGAGGCTGTAGCCCGCATAGCTGAGACGAGCGAAGAGATGATGGCTTTGTTAGAAGCGGGGCAGAACGAGCAGGCGCTCACACTCTTCCTCGACGACGTTGCCCAATTCGCGCCGGACGAACTCGACGCGATTCGCTCGGCACCGATATGGGACCGGTACGTGGAGACGTTCCATCAAACACTCTTGCCCGAGTTAGAAGCGGGTGCGGACAAGCGAGAGCGGGATCTCACACCGTTCGAAGACCTCTCTACGCCGACGTTACTTCCCGTCGGGAGTGAGAGCGGGTGGCTCAAAGAGAGTGCTGAGGAACTCCACGACACGTTACCGAACAGTCGACTCGCTACCTTCGATGGGCATGGGCACGCAGCGCATCTCGTCGCACCAGACCGCTTTACCGACGAGGTGCTGTCCTTCATCAGCGACGTGGACTAA
- a CDS encoding helix-turn-helix domain-containing protein, with product MIDLTMDMEQYDCPFIDTTDDHDVSFRAVQWHFDGRARQLETRMIVEGTDREGLESGLSTLQAHSNMRQCELFKKRDETALIRTTIEETNAMRVIRDNGGYVTGPFYIEDGRERWEIGFDEDRSANDALADLERNNEFTVESRDAFELDDMFDLLDNADAATRLLEGCRILSEVERETLEVAARKGYFDQPRGATLQMLANEFDVSDTAVSKNVRRAERKVLKRVVEALESMD from the coding sequence ATGATCGACCTCACGATGGACATGGAGCAGTACGATTGTCCGTTCATCGATACGACGGACGATCACGACGTCTCCTTTCGAGCCGTCCAGTGGCACTTCGACGGGCGAGCCCGACAACTCGAGACGCGAATGATCGTCGAGGGCACGGACCGGGAGGGTCTCGAATCGGGGCTCTCGACGTTGCAGGCGCACTCGAACATGCGCCAGTGTGAGCTCTTCAAAAAGCGAGACGAGACGGCCCTCATCCGGACGACGATCGAGGAGACGAACGCCATGCGCGTGATTCGGGACAACGGGGGCTACGTCACCGGCCCGTTCTACATCGAAGACGGCCGCGAGCGCTGGGAGATCGGCTTCGACGAGGACCGGAGCGCGAACGACGCGCTCGCCGACCTCGAGCGCAACAACGAGTTCACCGTCGAGTCCCGCGACGCGTTCGAACTCGACGACATGTTCGACTTACTCGACAACGCTGACGCCGCGACCCGCCTGCTCGAGGGCTGTCGAATCCTTTCCGAGGTCGAACGCGAGACGCTCGAGGTCGCCGCCCGGAAGGGCTACTTCGACCAGCCCCGCGGCGCCACCCTCCAGATGCTCGCCAACGAGTTCGACGTCTCCGATACGGCCGTCTCGAAGAACGTCCGCCGGGCCGAGCGGAAGGTGCTCAAGCGGGTCGTCGAAGCACTCGAGTCGATGGACTGA
- a CDS encoding dihydropyrimidine dehydrogenase produces the protein MPSTSFSPPLALASLSGQSDASWARDGATYAGSAFLGGIALDAEARTAARRLVARGRDEFLPPDPLAFVDQQLAALEDVPIRPGFNVRATTAEPIREAAEICRRRDALLEINAHCRQDELCTVGCGESLLRDGPRLCRYVNTAAATGATVGVKVRAEVPGVDLPALARGLEAAGASFVHVDAMDSESVIADVADATELFVIANNGVRDEATVREYAAYGADAVSVGRPSDDPVTLGRVRGAVDRHLTPGVRSV, from the coding sequence ATGCCATCGACGTCTTTCTCACCTCCACTCGCGCTGGCGAGCCTCAGCGGGCAGTCGGACGCGTCGTGGGCCCGCGACGGCGCCACGTACGCTGGCTCGGCGTTTCTCGGCGGCATCGCCCTCGACGCCGAAGCTCGCACCGCTGCCCGTCGGCTGGTCGCCCGCGGCCGCGACGAATTTCTCCCACCCGATCCCCTCGCGTTCGTCGACCAACAGCTCGCCGCCCTCGAAGACGTCCCGATTCGGCCGGGGTTCAACGTCCGCGCCACGACGGCCGAGCCAATTCGGGAGGCCGCCGAGATCTGTCGGCGACGGGACGCGCTCCTCGAGATCAACGCCCACTGCCGACAGGACGAACTCTGTACCGTCGGCTGTGGCGAGTCGCTCCTGCGGGACGGCCCGCGACTGTGTCGGTACGTCAACACTGCGGCCGCGACGGGCGCGACCGTCGGGGTAAAAGTGCGGGCGGAGGTCCCCGGCGTCGACCTCCCCGCCCTCGCTCGTGGCCTCGAGGCCGCGGGCGCGTCGTTCGTCCACGTCGACGCGATGGATTCAGAATCCGTGATCGCCGACGTCGCCGACGCGACCGAGCTGTTCGTGATCGCCAACAACGGCGTTCGCGACGAGGCGACCGTCCGCGAGTACGCCGCCTACGGCGCGGACGCCGTGAGCGTCGGCCGCCCGAGCGACGATCCAGTGACTCTCGGTCGGGTTCGTGGGGCCGTCGACCGCCACCTCACACCCGGCGTTCGCTCGGTGTGA
- the cmk gene encoding (d)CMP kinase has translation MLLTVSGPPGSGKSTTAALLADRFDVEHVSGGDIFRQLADERGYTPLEFNKLAEENDEIDRDLDRRLREIAIREDDLVLESRLAGWLAGDQADFRFWLDAPASVRGERIAEREEKDPIRATEETRAREASEVQRYEEYYGIDIRDLTIYDLSVNTARWEPDAVLDMFVTAVEEYDPDGDEGKTPVTIDYEF, from the coding sequence ATGTTACTCACCGTCTCCGGCCCGCCGGGTAGCGGGAAGAGCACCACGGCGGCGTTGCTCGCCGACCGGTTCGACGTAGAGCACGTCAGTGGCGGCGACATCTTCCGCCAACTCGCCGACGAGCGCGGCTACACCCCACTCGAGTTCAACAAGCTGGCCGAGGAGAACGACGAGATCGACCGCGACCTCGACCGGCGGCTGCGCGAGATCGCGATCCGCGAGGACGACCTCGTCCTCGAGTCGCGGCTCGCCGGCTGGCTCGCGGGCGACCAGGCTGACTTCCGGTTCTGGCTCGATGCCCCCGCCTCGGTCCGTGGCGAGCGGATCGCCGAACGCGAGGAGAAAGACCCCATTCGGGCGACCGAGGAGACCCGGGCCCGCGAGGCGAGCGAGGTCCAGCGCTACGAGGAGTACTACGGCATCGACATCCGCGACCTGACGATCTACGACCTCTCGGTGAACACCGCTCGCTGGGAGCCCGACGCCGTCCTCGACATGTTCGTCACGGCCGTCGAGGAGTACGACCCCGACGGCGACGAGGGCAAGACTCCCGTCACGATCGACTACGAGTTCTGA
- a CDS encoding sulfatase encodes MSESNGRERESHEPVQNVVLVVLDTARARSVSERTMPTLSALAEEGTAFERAFATAPWTLPSHASLFTGTYTSEHGAHGGHTYLDDSVRTVAEAFADAGYETIGVSNNTWITEEFGYDRGFDELRRGWQYLQSDVDMGTVVRAEHLGWKLEALRDRLFEGNPFVNVANLLYSELIQPQGDDGAARATDWIVDWLGERDDDSPFFLFCNYLEPHVEYDPPRAHAERFLPDDASYEEARAIRQDPRAYDCGDYELDERDFRLLRALYRGELAYVDDQLGRLRRALEEHGQWENTVLVVCGDHGENVGEHGFFGHQYNLYDTLLHVPLVCHGGPFTGGGRRTELVQLLDLPETLLDAVDIEDPELREQSRGRSLHPAASHEPRDAVFAEYVSPQPAIERLEDRFGDLPERVYAFDRKLRAIRTTEYKYVTGDDGFERLHRVTTDPLERTDLATEEPETAARLGERLAEQFAGLEEATHTGDVAMRASTAERLADLGYL; translated from the coding sequence ATGAGCGAGTCCAACGGGCGTGAGCGAGAGTCACATGAACCCGTGCAGAACGTCGTCCTCGTCGTGCTCGACACCGCTCGAGCGAGGAGCGTGAGCGAGCGAACGATGCCGACGCTGTCGGCGCTGGCCGAGGAGGGGACGGCGTTCGAACGGGCGTTCGCCACGGCGCCGTGGACGCTGCCCTCTCACGCGTCGCTGTTCACCGGCACGTACACGTCAGAACACGGCGCTCACGGCGGTCACACCTACCTCGACGACTCGGTTCGGACCGTCGCGGAGGCGTTCGCCGACGCGGGCTACGAGACGATCGGCGTCTCGAACAACACCTGGATCACCGAGGAGTTCGGCTACGACCGCGGCTTCGACGAGCTTCGTCGGGGCTGGCAGTACCTCCAGTCCGACGTCGACATGGGAACCGTCGTCCGGGCCGAACACCTCGGCTGGAAGCTCGAGGCGCTGCGCGACCGGCTCTTCGAGGGGAACCCGTTCGTCAACGTGGCCAACTTACTCTACAGCGAGCTGATCCAGCCACAGGGCGACGACGGGGCCGCCCGGGCGACCGACTGGATCGTCGACTGGCTGGGCGAGCGCGACGACGACAGCCCCTTCTTCCTGTTCTGTAACTACCTCGAGCCCCACGTCGAGTACGATCCGCCGCGGGCGCACGCCGAGCGCTTCCTCCCCGACGACGCGAGCTACGAGGAAGCCAGGGCGATCAGACAGGACCCACGCGCCTACGACTGTGGAGACTACGAGCTCGACGAGCGTGACTTCCGGCTCCTCCGGGCGCTCTACCGGGGCGAACTCGCCTACGTCGACGACCAGCTCGGGCGACTCCGGCGCGCACTCGAGGAGCACGGCCAGTGGGAGAATACCGTACTCGTCGTCTGTGGCGACCACGGCGAGAATGTCGGCGAGCACGGCTTTTTCGGCCACCAGTACAACCTCTACGACACGCTATTGCACGTCCCGCTCGTCTGTCACGGCGGCCCGTTTACCGGCGGCGGCCGACGGACGGAGCTCGTCCAGCTGCTCGACCTCCCGGAGACGCTCCTCGACGCGGTCGACATCGAGGACCCCGAGCTGCGCGAGCAGAGCCGCGGCCGGTCGCTGCACCCGGCCGCGAGCCACGAGCCCCGCGACGCCGTCTTCGCGGAGTACGTCTCCCCTCAGCCCGCGATCGAGCGACTCGAGGATCGCTTCGGCGACCTGCCCGAGCGCGTCTACGCGTTCGATCGGAAGTTGAGGGCGATCCGAACGACGGAGTACAAGTACGTGACCGGCGACGATGGCTTCGAACGCCTCCACCGCGTCACGACCGACCCGCTCGAGCGAACCGATCTCGCGACCGAGGAGCCGGAGACGGCGGCCCGGCTCGGCGAGCGGCTCGCCGAGCAGTTCGCGGGGCTCGAGGAAGCGACACACACGGGGGACGTCGCGATGCGTGCCTCGACGGCGGAGCGGCTCGCGGACCTCGGCTACCTCTGA
- the truA gene encoding tRNA pseudouridine(38-40) synthase TruA gives MRAFRVAYDGTPYYGYQRQPDVPTVEDAIFDGLRDLEVLAADAGKPAGYAAAGRTDAGVSATCQTITLEAPDWLTPRAASAALPPSIQVWASAEAPDDFHATHHAVRRTYIYHLYAPPADEATAFADGIDDDRFAAALESLSGPADFHNFTPDDHNTERDPDLSATRDGDYLVVTVTAGGFARELVRRLVSLAHAIGVGDEPLEKVDRALSPDPLPGHEGIAPAPPEPLVLTHVEYPGLTFAVDEVAVSSARELFEADRLERRTGARISRMLRDGLRE, from the coding sequence ATGCGAGCGTTCCGGGTCGCCTACGACGGCACGCCGTACTACGGCTACCAGCGCCAGCCCGACGTCCCGACCGTCGAGGACGCGATCTTCGACGGTCTGCGTGATCTCGAGGTACTGGCGGCGGACGCGGGAAAACCCGCGGGGTACGCCGCCGCCGGCCGAACCGACGCGGGCGTCTCCGCGACCTGCCAGACGATCACCCTCGAGGCCCCCGACTGGCTCACCCCGCGGGCGGCAAGCGCCGCGCTCCCGCCGTCGATCCAGGTGTGGGCGAGCGCCGAGGCGCCCGACGATTTCCACGCGACTCATCACGCCGTTCGTCGAACGTACATCTATCACCTCTACGCGCCGCCCGCGGACGAGGCGACGGCGTTCGCCGACGGTATCGACGACGACCGCTTCGCTGCCGCCCTCGAGTCACTCTCCGGCCCCGCCGACTTCCACAACTTCACGCCCGACGACCACAACACCGAGCGCGACCCCGACCTCTCGGCGACGCGCGACGGCGACTATCTCGTGGTGACCGTCACCGCCGGGGGCTTCGCGCGCGAACTCGTTCGGCGACTCGTCTCGCTCGCCCACGCGATCGGCGTCGGCGACGAACCGCTCGAGAAGGTCGACCGCGCGCTCTCGCCCGACCCGCTGCCCGGTCACGAGGGAATCGCGCCCGCCCCGCCCGAGCCACTCGTGCTCACCCACGTCGAGTACCCCGGCCTCACCTTCGCGGTCGACGAGGTGGCCGTCTCGAGCGCCCGGGAACTGTTCGAGGCCGACCGCCTCGAGCGACGGACGGGGGCGCGGATCTCGCGGATGCTTCGGGACGGCCTCCGGGAGTGA
- a CDS encoding alpha/beta fold hydrolase, with translation MPTVINGDVALQYEVDGPAHGEPVALVEGLGYGKWMWRWQREALSDAYRVIVPDNRGTGDSDAPDGPYTIRDMAADLEAVLADIGVDRAHVVGASMGGMIAQRYALEYDRAATLSLLCTTPGGPDAVPVPEETLDRMFAVPEDADERETIRHRMAPAVSDAFYEECPDLLERIVDWRLEMDASEAARAAQGAAVQAFDASDELGGLETPTLLLHGTADRVVPVENTRLLAEALPNARLELLEGGHHLCFIESASWVNDHLLHFLSGRPLEAV, from the coding sequence ATGCCAACAGTGATCAATGGCGACGTCGCCCTTCAGTACGAAGTCGACGGGCCAGCGCACGGCGAGCCCGTCGCCCTCGTCGAAGGACTCGGCTACGGGAAGTGGATGTGGCGCTGGCAACGTGAGGCGCTCTCGGACGCCTACCGCGTGATCGTGCCGGACAACCGAGGAACCGGCGACTCCGATGCACCCGACGGCCCGTACACGATCCGCGACATGGCCGCCGACCTCGAGGCCGTGCTCGCCGACATCGGCGTCGACCGGGCACACGTCGTCGGTGCGAGCATGGGTGGGATGATCGCCCAGCGGTACGCCCTCGAGTACGACCGGGCCGCGACGCTCTCCCTACTGTGTACGACTCCCGGCGGACCAGATGCGGTTCCGGTTCCCGAGGAGACCCTGGATCGAATGTTCGCCGTTCCCGAGGACGCCGACGAACGGGAGACGATCCGTCACCGGATGGCCCCGGCGGTTTCGGACGCCTTCTACGAGGAGTGCCCGGACCTCCTCGAGCGGATCGTCGACTGGCGCCTCGAGATGGACGCGAGCGAGGCGGCACGAGCGGCGCAAGGGGCGGCCGTCCAGGCGTTCGACGCGAGCGACGAACTCGGGGGCCTCGAGACCCCGACGCTGCTCCTCCACGGCACGGCCGACCGGGTGGTCCCGGTCGAGAACACCCGACTGCTCGCCGAGGCGCTCCCGAACGCCCGCCTCGAGCTTCTCGAGGGCGGCCACCACCTGTGTTTCATCGAGAGCGCCTCGTGGGTGAACGACCACCTCCTGCACTTTCTGTCTGGCCGTCCGCTGGAGGCAGTATGA
- a CDS encoding RNA-guided pseudouridylation complex pseudouridine synthase subunit Cbf5: MVLRGPPDDRSPADLLSFGVVNLDKPPGPSSHQVSGWLRDSVADALESADAEPIDRAAHAGTLDPKVTGCLPVMLGDATRLAPAFLEGEKEYVAVLECHGPVPTDVAAVAAEFEGEVYQKPPRKSAVSRRLRTREIHDLEVLETTDRKALLRIRCESGTYVRKLCHDLGLALGTGAHMGDLRRTATEPFDDRDLHAATDLLDALAYWLEDDDPTRLYEVVDPGERILEELPDVTIAESAAREVANGAPVYAPGVLEVPAVDRGSLVACYTPDGAAVCLGRLVGDPEAETGTVVDLERVLV, translated from the coding sequence ATGGTGCTCCGTGGCCCACCCGACGACCGATCGCCGGCCGACCTCCTCAGCTTCGGCGTCGTCAACCTCGACAAACCGCCGGGGCCCTCCTCGCATCAGGTCAGCGGCTGGCTCCGCGATTCGGTCGCCGACGCCCTCGAGTCGGCTGACGCCGAGCCGATCGACCGGGCCGCCCACGCGGGAACGCTCGACCCCAAGGTGACGGGCTGTCTCCCGGTCATGCTCGGCGACGCGACCCGACTCGCTCCCGCCTTCCTCGAGGGCGAAAAAGAGTACGTCGCCGTCCTCGAGTGTCACGGCCCGGTCCCGACGGACGTCGCGGCCGTCGCCGCCGAGTTCGAGGGCGAGGTCTACCAGAAACCCCCACGAAAGAGTGCCGTCTCCCGCCGGCTCCGGACCCGCGAGATCCACGACCTCGAGGTACTCGAGACGACCGACCGGAAGGCCCTGTTGCGGATCCGCTGTGAGAGTGGTACCTACGTCCGCAAGCTCTGTCACGACCTCGGACTGGCGCTCGGCACGGGCGCACACATGGGCGACCTCCGACGAACCGCCACCGAGCCGTTCGACGACCGCGACCTCCACGCCGCCACCGACTTACTCGACGCCCTCGCCTACTGGCTCGAGGACGACGACCCCACGCGCCTCTACGAGGTGGTCGACCCCGGCGAACGGATCCTCGAGGAACTCCCGGACGTGACGATCGCCGAGAGCGCAGCCAGGGAGGTCGCGAACGGCGCCCCCGTCTACGCGCCGGGCGTGCTCGAGGTCCCCGCCGTCGATCGGGGCTCGCTCGTCGCCTGCTACACCCCCGACGGCGCGGCCGTCTGCCTGGGTCGGCTCGTCGGCGATCCAGAGGCGGAGACGGGGACGGTGGTGGATCTCGAGCGAGTACTCGTCTAG
- a CDS encoding DUF5658 family protein, protein MGDLEWTLWIVVAVALVGDVVTTFVGLHLGLAESNPIARAAINGWGLVGMLVLKAFAVGVALCCRPLLPREFQLVVPAGLAVPWLVAVVINLVMISTAL, encoded by the coding sequence ATGGGCGACCTCGAGTGGACGCTCTGGATCGTCGTCGCCGTCGCGCTGGTCGGCGACGTGGTGACGACGTTCGTCGGGTTACACCTCGGGTTAGCCGAGTCGAACCCGATCGCCCGGGCAGCGATAAACGGCTGGGGACTCGTCGGGATGCTCGTGTTGAAAGCGTTCGCCGTTGGCGTCGCGCTCTGCTGCCGGCCGCTGTTGCCACGGGAGTTTCAGCTCGTCGTCCCCGCGGGGCTCGCCGTTCCGTGGCTGGTGGCCGTCGTCATCAACCTCGTCATGATCTCGACGGCGCTGTGA
- the cofD gene encoding 2-phospho-L-lactate transferase: protein MVTFLSGGTGTPKLLDGAGAAFSPEEITIVANTGDDIELGGLFVSPDVDTVLFQGGGVLDREQWWGIDGDTHRTHDALMDIAEAADLPEGPRYLPEDQQTEGREISRWRRFSGVAEFMTIGDRDRAVHLTRTSLLDEGKPLSEVTAILADAFGLPVDLLPMSDDPVASLLHTDRGVMHFQEYWVGRGGEPAVDQVEFRGSSQAEPAPGVLEALADTVVIGPSNPVTSIGPMLALPGVGAELARTNVVAVSPFVGDEPFSGPVSDLMGAVGAEPSTAGLATAYPFADAFVIDEEDETEFDRPTVRTDISIDDSEDAARVVEAIEDAIDLID from the coding sequence ATGGTCACGTTCCTCTCCGGGGGCACGGGAACGCCGAAACTGTTAGATGGCGCTGGGGCTGCGTTTTCACCGGAGGAGATTACCATCGTCGCGAACACTGGCGACGACATCGAACTGGGTGGGCTGTTCGTCTCGCCGGACGTCGATACCGTTCTCTTCCAGGGTGGTGGCGTCCTCGACCGCGAACAGTGGTGGGGAATCGACGGCGACACCCACCGAACGCACGACGCGCTGATGGACATCGCCGAAGCGGCGGATCTCCCCGAGGGGCCGCGATACCTCCCCGAGGATCAGCAGACGGAGGGGCGCGAGATTTCGCGCTGGCGTCGGTTCTCCGGCGTCGCCGAGTTCATGACGATCGGTGACCGCGACCGCGCGGTCCACCTCACCCGGACGAGCCTCCTCGACGAGGGCAAGCCGCTGAGCGAGGTGACGGCCATCCTCGCGGACGCGTTCGGATTGCCGGTCGACCTCCTGCCGATGAGCGACGACCCCGTCGCCAGTCTCCTCCACACCGACCGCGGCGTGATGCACTTCCAGGAGTACTGGGTCGGTCGTGGGGGTGAACCCGCCGTCGACCAGGTCGAGTTCCGCGGCTCCTCGCAGGCAGAACCCGCACCAGGAGTGCTCGAGGCGCTCGCCGACACCGTCGTGATCGGTCCGTCGAACCCGGTGACGAGCATCGGCCCGATGCTCGCACTCCCCGGCGTCGGCGCGGAACTCGCCCGGACGAACGTCGTCGCGGTTTCGCCGTTCGTCGGCGACGAACCCTTCTCGGGCCCCGTAAGCGATCTCATGGGGGCCGTCGGCGCGGAGCCGAGTACCGCGGGACTCGCCACCGCCTATCCCTTCGCGGACGCGTTCGTCATCGACGAGGAAGACGAGACGGAGTTCGATCGGCCGACCGTCCGGACCGACATCTCCATCGACGACAGCGAGGACGCCGCCCGCGTCGTCGAGGCCATCGAGGACGCGATCGACCTGATCGACTGA
- a CDS encoding AMP-binding protein translates to MNWGAPEYDWVGDWSARRASLSPDRTAVIDETAGQRYSYGDLERRANRTARLLEEYGVAEGERVALVSRNRAEAFDLFFATGKTGGVLAPLSYRLAPPELAALLDLVDPRLLIIESPHVERVEHAIARADVEPAVLELETADPAGGWPTYADAVSADDSPVEKRPRSLEDPHLLLHTGGSTGTPKETTITHGSIYWNSFNTITAWGLRPDDVTPMVFPVFHTGGWNVLTLPMFNVGGTLVIDREVEPDRILEQVERRGATVLVAVPAVLRAMATHEEWERADLSSLRFVKSGGGPCRDAIVRAWRDRGVDFSQGYGLTEIGPNNFAMPDEYDPAKVASVGKPVLHADARIVDDDGTELESGEIGELELTGPHAADGYWRNPEATAETFGDGTEGDSEPDVSADDERSAAGWVSTGDLARVDDDGFYHIEGRKKNMFISGGENVYPPEVEDEIADHPAVAEVIVVPVPDEQWGTVGKAVVELATGWEAGASDGDERDVLTLTALEAFLDERLARFKIPKYLAFVDEMPESGPSKIDRAAIEDRFGGIDP, encoded by the coding sequence ATGAACTGGGGAGCCCCCGAGTACGACTGGGTCGGCGACTGGAGCGCCCGACGGGCGTCGCTCTCGCCGGACCGGACGGCCGTGATCGACGAGACGGCCGGGCAGCGGTACAGCTACGGCGACCTCGAGCGACGGGCGAACCGGACGGCCCGACTGCTCGAGGAATACGGCGTCGCCGAGGGCGAACGCGTCGCGTTGGTCTCACGAAATCGAGCCGAGGCGTTCGATCTCTTCTTCGCGACCGGGAAGACCGGCGGCGTGCTCGCGCCGCTGTCCTACCGCCTCGCGCCGCCGGAACTCGCCGCGTTGCTCGACCTCGTCGACCCCCGGCTGCTGATCATCGAGTCGCCACACGTCGAACGCGTCGAGCACGCGATCGCCCGGGCCGACGTCGAGCCGGCGGTGCTCGAACTCGAGACGGCCGACCCTGCCGGCGGCTGGCCGACGTACGCCGACGCCGTCTCCGCCGACGACTCGCCCGTCGAGAAGCGGCCGCGGTCGCTCGAGGACCCACACCTCCTCTTGCACACCGGCGGTTCGACGGGAACGCCGAAGGAGACGACGATCACACACGGCTCGATCTACTGGAACTCGTTCAACACGATCACGGCGTGGGGGCTGCGCCCGGACGACGTCACGCCGATGGTGTTCCCGGTCTTCCACACCGGCGGCTGGAACGTGCTCACGCTCCCGATGTTCAACGTGGGCGGGACGCTGGTCATCGACCGCGAGGTCGAACCCGACCGCATCCTCGAGCAGGTCGAGCGCCGCGGGGCGACCGTGCTCGTCGCGGTGCCGGCCGTGCTGCGGGCGATGGCTACCCACGAGGAGTGGGAGCGAGCAGATCTCTCGAGCCTGCGGTTCGTCAAGAGCGGCGGCGGCCCCTGTCGGGACGCGATCGTCCGCGCCTGGCGTGACCGCGGCGTCGACTTCTCTCAGGGCTACGGCCTCACCGAGATCGGACCGAACAACTTCGCCATGCCGGACGAGTACGATCCTGCCAAGGTCGCGAGCGTCGGCAAGCCGGTGCTCCACGCCGACGCACGGATCGTCGACGACGACGGAACCGAACTCGAGTCCGGCGAGATCGGCGAACTCGAACTGACGGGCCCCCACGCGGCCGACGGCTACTGGCGCAACCCCGAGGCGACGGCGGAGACGTTCGGCGACGGGACCGAGGGCGACAGCGAGCCGGACGTGAGCGCGGACGACGAGAGATCCGCCGCCGGGTGGGTCTCGACTGGTGACCTCGCCAGGGTCGACGACGACGGCTTCTATCACATCGAGGGACGCAAGAAGAACATGTTCATCAGCGGCGGCGAGAACGTCTATCCCCCGGAGGTCGAAGACGAGATCGCAGATCACCCGGCCGTCGCAGAAGTGATCGTCGTCCCCGTTCCCGACGAGCAGTGGGGAACCGTCGGCAAAGCCGTGGTCGAACTCGCAACCGGATGGGAAGCCGGCGCAAGCGACGGCGACGAGCGGGACGTACTGACACTCACCGCGCTCGAGGCGTTCCTCGACGAGCGACTCGCCCGGTTCAAGATCCCGAAGTACCTCGCGTTCGTCGACGAAATGCCGGAAAGCGGCCCCTCGAAGATCGATCGTGCCGCCATCGAAGACCGGTTCGGCGGGATAGACCCATGA
- a CDS encoding OsmC family protein, translating to MSRDLQTDQEPLKAEYEENPAAATITLTATGEQQDDVRSCSVDIGRAIYEAELHEGAAGPGTGACSGDLLLGSLAACAQLTAQAVADAFGVDAEIETDVSGDLDLRGTLGIDADVPVGFEEIELEYTVHGELEAETADALERYAERYCVVYQTLVGGVDVETTWTFDGQ from the coding sequence ATGTCTCGAGACCTGCAGACCGACCAGGAGCCGTTGAAAGCCGAGTACGAGGAGAACCCAGCGGCGGCGACGATCACGCTGACGGCGACGGGCGAACAACAGGACGACGTCCGCTCCTGTAGCGTCGACATCGGGCGGGCGATCTACGAGGCCGAACTCCACGAGGGCGCAGCCGGCCCGGGAACGGGCGCCTGCTCGGGCGATCTGCTGCTCGGCTCGCTGGCGGCGTGTGCACAGCTCACCGCACAGGCGGTCGCCGACGCCTTCGGCGTGGACGCCGAGATCGAAACCGACGTCAGCGGCGATCTCGACCTCCGAGGCACGCTCGGTATCGACGCGGACGTCCCGGTCGGCTTCGAGGAGATCGAACTCGAGTACACCGTCCACGGCGAGCTCGAGGCGGAGACGGCGGACGCCCTCGAGCGGTACGCAGAACGATACTGCGTCGTGTACCAGACGCTGGTCGGTGGCGTCGACGTCGAGACGACGTGGACGTTCGACGGGCAGTAA